The window GCTCGGCTGGTGGAACGACGGACGCTACCGGCAGATGAAGGCGCTGGCCCTCCGCGACGGAGACCCTCGTCCCGTGGCTCGACGGATCCGGGACACGTGACCGCGGCCGCCGGCGATCAGTTCCTCGAACGGAAGAGCCCCGCCGGCGTGGCCGAAACGGACACCGACGGGGCATGGAACGGTCCTCAACGCCGCGGCGAGACAGCTGCGTTGCCGTCGGACCGTCTTGCCGGGCTCATGAGCCCGGAGTCCAGAATTCGATGGACAGCGGAGGAACGGTGAGGGTGAGCTTCGGTCCCTTCTGGCCATCGACGCTCACGTTGTTCGTCTCCGCGCGCGGACCGTACCGGTGGCCCGCGAAGGTGCCCCGGCTCCGGGTGTCGACGGTATAGGTGAACGGGTCCTTCTTGGACGCGTTGGTGACGACGAAGACCGGATCGCCCTTGGGCGTCTGCCAGGCCATGATGCGGTGCAGCGGGTCCGGCTTGCCGTCGGCGTTCTTCGGCTCGTCGACGTGGTAGCGGACGGAGTCCCACGGCATGTACCGAAGGAATCCCGCCACCGCGTTCCAGTTCAGCGGGTTGAAGGTCCAGTGACGTGGCTTCACGTCCGGGAACCGGTCGAGGTGCTTGCCGTGCGGCGAACGCCAGTAGCCCAGCGCGTAGCCGGTCGCCTCCGCGTTGGACGTGGGCTTGAGGGCGTGCAGCCAGAACCAGGAGGGCGCGTTCTGGAACGTCATCCAGTTCATGATCGACTGGGCCGTACGGATGGTGTGCTGGGGCGTCACGCTGCCGTAATGGAGGTACTCGAACTCGTTGTTGAACACGGGCTTGCCCACGCGGCCGGAGGTGAAGTCGACCTCTATCTGCTCGGTGCTCGGCGTCCCCACACGATGGAAGGTCCACGCGTCCACGTGACGGACGGCGTCGGGGTCCGCCTTGATCGCCGCGCCGATCTTTCCCTTCCAGCCGTCCTGACTGTCCGCGATGACGAGCGTCTTCGGATACTTCTTCTTGATCTTGGGCGCGACGGCCTTGAAGGCCTTCACATACTCGTCGGGGGTGTACTTGCAGGACGAGTACCTGGTCGACTCGCGGGGCTCGTTCTGCAGGCCCCACATGGAGATCGGCACGCCCCGGGCGGCGAGGTAGTCCAGGTCTCCCACCATGGCGTCGCCGAGGGCATCCAGGGCCTCGGGGGAGAACGAGGCGAGCTTCCCGCCGATGTAGGACTTGTTGCTCTTCCAGCCGGGGGCCGGTGACCAGTACTCGGCGGACACGCCCTCGATCCCTGTCCGCTTGATCATGTCGGCCAGCAGATCCGTCTGGCCCTTGTAGCGGTCGACGAGGTGCTTCTTCGTGGGGTCCAGACCCCGGTGGTACAGCCCCAGGGCCAGCCGGCAGTACCGGAAGCCCCGGTCGCCGCCGCCCATGAGCATCTGCCGGTAGAACCGGTCGCGTTCGCCCTCCGTCAGGTCGTACGGGACGCCGCTGATCACCTTGTCGTCCATGCCGTTGTTGCCGGATCCGATGGAGTCCGACTGGATCTCGAAGCCCAGTCCCCAGATGGTCTGCCGGGGGGACTTGTCGAAGCGGATCGTGTACGCGCCCGCCTCGGCCTTCGACGCGCCCATGGCGTCGGACTGACCGAGCGTCGGCCAAAGAGCCGCTCCCGCACCGGTCGCAGCTGCTCCGGCCAGCACGGTTCTGCGGGGGAACGCTTTGTGGGACGGCATGCGTGGGTCTCCTCAGGTGGGTGGTCGAGTGCAGGGGAAGCTGCTTCGCTTCCAGCTGCTTCTTGAGCGCCTCGCGGTACCTGAACTGACGGGCCACCCAGGGAGGCATCCCGCCTCTTTCCCTGGTCTTTACCTTCTGCCCGGCGGCCGGTCGTTCCTCAGCGCGGTGAAGAGGTCCCGTGCTTTCTCCCGGTCCCAACTGATGGCGCTGCCCTTGGTGGTTCGCACGCCCACAGCGGCGACCGGGACGTTGACCCGCGCCCCGGAGCCGGGCGCCGAGACGCTCTTCATGGCGCGCAGCAGCCTCACCAGATCCCACAGCTCCATGTCCTCGTCCACCACCAGCGTCTCCAGCGCGTCTCGGGTCGCCGGGTAGATTCTGGACGGATCGAGCAGGACGTCCCTCTGGGAGACCTTGTCGGCGAGCGCTGCGAGGAAACGCTGCTGGTTCCTCGTACGGCCCAGATCACCCTGCCGTTCCTGATGCCGCTGGCGGACGAAGGCCAGGGCCTGGGCGCCATGGCGGTTGTGGCAGCCCTTGCGCAGGTTCGCGCCGGACTTCTCGTCCCTGATGTCGCGGTCCAGGCACAGCCGTACGCCCCCCACGTCATCCACGAGGTCGACGAAGCCGCGGAAGCCGATCTCGGCGTAGTGGTCGATACGCAGGCCGGTGTTGCGTTCCACCGTCCGCACCAGCAGCTCGGGACCGCCGATGGAGAAGGCGGCGTTCAGCTTGTCCGGTGCCGGACCGTGGCGCTTCCCCGTCTCGGGCTCGGTGTACGGCGGGAGGACGACCCAGGAGTCACGCGGCAGGCTGACCATGGTGGTGCCGTGCGCGCCGGTGTGCAGCAGGATCATCGAATCCGTACGGCGGCCCTCGGCCGTTCCGGTGTGCAGTTCCCGCCTGGCTCGAGAGGACAGGCCTTCGCGGCTGTCGGAGCCCACGATGAGGTAGTTCGTGCCCGTCCCTCGCGGTGGCCGGTCGGAGATTCCGCCCAGATCCACCTCACGGTTGAGCCTGATATCGGCCCACAGACAGACACCCGGGGGTGTGAGCAGCAGCGCCGAGAGCACGAGGAGCAGTACTCGGCGCAGCGCCCTTCGGCGCCGGGGTGGGGCGGCTGTTCGTCCGCTGCCACGGTGCCGCGGCGCCCGGGACGAGCCGGCGTGCGGCCGGTCGCCGTACCGCTCACGCATGGGGCCCCCTCCGCGCCGGGACGACACCCGGAACCGTCTGTCCAGGGGCCAACTGCCCATGACCTGGCCCAAGACGGCGGGAGCCGCGGTTCCCGGCTGCCCCGTCCTCGTCCCGTCGCAGGGCCTGGTTCGTGAGGTCTCCGCCCAATTGCTCGACGGCGGTCCCGGTCCGCCTGATGCGCTGCCATGTCAGACCGGTGCCGAACACGGCGGTCGCCAGCGACTGGATGACCACCAGATACATGAGCTGCCGGTAGGCGAGGATCTGGAGCGGCAGCGCCCACAGTGCGCTCATCCGCTCACCGCCGAGCCGCAGCGCGTAGCCGGCGCACGCGATCTGCAGACCGAGGAAGCCGGCCCACAGAGCGCCGGCCCAGGCCGAGTCGAGGAAGAGCGCCCCGTACAGGCCGAAGATGTCGACGAGCGGTGCGAACAGGGGCAGCCCGACCTGGAAGACGGTGAGATACGTCAGGGCGCGCCGGGCGAAGCGCCCGGCAACCCCCACTTCGAGCATGGCGCGACGATGCTTGCGCATCGCCTGGAGCGTGCCGTAGCACCAGCGGTAGCGCTGCCGCCACAGCTGACGAAGGGTGGTCGGGACCTCGGTCCAGGCGATCGCGGAATCCTCGTACACCACCCGCCAGCCCGCTCGCCACAGCGTCATGGCCAGGTCGGTGTCCTCCGCGAGGGTGTCCTCGCTGACCCCGCCCACGCCCATCAGCGCCTCGCGACGGAAGGCGCCGATCGCGCCGGGCACCGTCGGCATGCACTCCAGTACCTCGAGCATGCGTAAGTCGAGATTGCACCCGCAGGCGTATTCCAGGTGCTGCCACCGGCCGAGCAGTCCGCGCCGGTTGCCGACCTTGATGTTCCCGCTGACCGCGCCGATGGCCGGGTGGGCCAGCGGCTGGATGAGCCGGTGAATGGCTTCGGGTTCGAAGAGGGTGTCGGCGTCGGCCATCACCACGATGCCGTGACTCGCGCGGGCGAGTCCGTTGTTGAGCGCGGCGGCCTTGCCCGCGTTGCGTTGACGGACCACCGTGACACGGGGGTCAGGGATGTTCCGCACGATCTCCACGGTCCGGTCCGTCGACCCGTCGTCGATGACGATGATCTGAAGCAGGGAGTGGGTGGAGGCGAGCAGCGAACGGACGGTGGACGCGATGCCCACCTGTTCGTTGTACGCGGGAACGAGGACCGTCACCGGCTCGTCGACTCCCCGCAACCACGGCGAGCCGGGGCGGAAACGGCCCAGACGCCGGACGTGGACGCGGGCGAAGACGACGAGGAGGAGCTGGCGGAGCGTGCCGAGTCCGCCCACGATCGCGAGCACCCACAGCGCCCCGTTCGCGACCGCGTGGCTGGCGGTGTCCATCCACGT of the Streptomyces koelreuteriae genome contains:
- a CDS encoding bifunctional polysaccharide deacetylase/glycosyltransferase family 2 protein — its product is MTGRHAQRRQPRVHWLFLGTLYAAIAAALLFQGWTAHEVDAAEARRPCVTPAPRVLHEAGPVLRLRGGSVKSASMPARTVALTFDGGPDPVWTPRILRLLREQGARATFFLLGSEAGRHPELARRILTEGHEIGLHTYSGAVLGSASPSRAGIELALNQKALAGTAGVTTTLLRMPGTTSVDTLCGAEWQAALRAGGDGYLLVTADRRSVEPSKGVVRQFDQSEAAYRQVKVLLQGRDADRFTTVTAGLGIRSANTPAPPAQRVQGMALTWMDTASHAVANGALWVLAIVGGLGTLRQLLLVVFARVHVRRLGRFRPGSPWLRGVDEPVTVLVPAYNEQVGIASTVRSLLASTHSLLQIIVIDDGSTDRTVEIVRNIPDPRVTVVRQRNAGKAAALNNGLARASHGIVVMADADTLFEPEAIHRLIQPLAHPAIGAVSGNIKVGNRRGLLGRWQHLEYACGCNLDLRMLEVLECMPTVPGAIGAFRREALMGVGGVSEDTLAEDTDLAMTLWRAGWRVVYEDSAIAWTEVPTTLRQLWRQRYRWCYGTLQAMRKHRRAMLEVGVAGRFARRALTYLTVFQVGLPLFAPLVDIFGLYGALFLDSAWAGALWAGFLGLQIACAGYALRLGGERMSALWALPLQILAYRQLMYLVVIQSLATAVFGTGLTWQRIRRTGTAVEQLGGDLTNQALRRDEDGAAGNRGSRRLGPGHGQLAPGQTVPGVVPARRGPHA
- a CDS encoding LCP family protein; the protein is MRERYGDRPHAGSSRAPRHRGSGRTAAPPRRRRALRRVLLLVLSALLLTPPGVCLWADIRLNREVDLGGISDRPPRGTGTNYLIVGSDSREGLSSRARRELHTGTAEGRRTDSMILLHTGAHGTTMVSLPRDSWVVLPPYTEPETGKRHGPAPDKLNAAFSIGGPELLVRTVERNTGLRIDHYAEIGFRGFVDLVDDVGGVRLCLDRDIRDEKSGANLRKGCHNRHGAQALAFVRQRHQERQGDLGRTRNQQRFLAALADKVSQRDVLLDPSRIYPATRDALETLVVDEDMELWDLVRLLRAMKSVSAPGSGARVNVPVAAVGVRTTKGSAISWDREKARDLFTALRNDRPPGRR
- a CDS encoding glycoside hydrolase, with translation MPSHKAFPRRTVLAGAAATGAGAALWPTLGQSDAMGASKAEAGAYTIRFDKSPRQTIWGLGFEIQSDSIGSGNNGMDDKVISGVPYDLTEGERDRFYRQMLMGGGDRGFRYCRLALGLYHRGLDPTKKHLVDRYKGQTDLLADMIKRTGIEGVSAEYWSPAPGWKSNKSYIGGKLASFSPEALDALGDAMVGDLDYLAARGVPISMWGLQNEPRESTRYSSCKYTPDEYVKAFKAVAPKIKKKYPKTLVIADSQDGWKGKIGAAIKADPDAVRHVDAWTFHRVGTPSTEQIEVDFTSGRVGKPVFNNEFEYLHYGSVTPQHTIRTAQSIMNWMTFQNAPSWFWLHALKPTSNAEATGYALGYWRSPHGKHLDRFPDVKPRHWTFNPLNWNAVAGFLRYMPWDSVRYHVDEPKNADGKPDPLHRIMAWQTPKGDPVFVVTNASKKDPFTYTVDTRSRGTFAGHRYGPRAETNNVSVDGQKGPKLTLTVPPLSIEFWTPGS